A window of the Eleutherodactylus coqui strain aEleCoq1 chromosome 8, aEleCoq1.hap1, whole genome shotgun sequence genome harbors these coding sequences:
- the LOC136577793 gene encoding histone H1B-like yields MAETAPAAAPPAAEPAAKSKKQPKKSAAGGAKKSKKSSGPGVSELIVRAVSASKERSGVSLAALKKALAAEGYDVEKNNSRLKLAVKSLVTKGSLLQVKGSGASGSFKLNKKQETKDKPAKKKPAAAAKPKKPAGAKKAAKSPKKPKKAPAKSPKKAKKPAAAAAKKVAKSPKKASKPKAAPKPKKVTKSPAKKAAKPKAAKSPAKKAVKAKRSAAKK; encoded by the coding sequence ATGgcagaaaccgcgccagccgccgCTCCTCCTGCCGCCGAGCCGGCTGCCAAATCCAAGAAGCAGCCGAAGAAATCCGCCGCAGGGGGCGCCAAGAAAAGCAAGAAGTCCTCCGGTCCCGGCGTGTCGGAGCTGATCGTCAGAGCCGTGTCGGCCTCTAAAGAGCGCAGCGGGGTGTCTCTAGCCGCCCTGAAGAAGGCTCTGGCTGCCGAAGGGTACGATGTAGAGAAGAATAACAGCCGCCTGAAGCTGGCCGTCAAGTCTCTGGTCACCAAGGGCAGCCTGCTCCAGGTGAAAGGCAGCGGCGCCTCCGGCTCCTTCAAGCTGAACAAGAAGCAGGAGACTAAGGACAAGCCGGCTAAAAAGAAGCCAGCGGCTGCGGCCAAGCCCAAGAAGCCCGCTGGAGCCAAGAAAGCGGCGAAATCTCCTAAAAAGCCCAAGAAGGCTCCGGCCAAAAGCccgaaaaaagcaaagaaacctGCAGCGGCCGCCGCCAAGAAAGTAGCCAAGAGCCCGAAGAAAGCCTCAAAGCCGAAGGCCGCCCCAAAGCCCAAGAAGGTGACGAAGAGTCCGGCTAAGAAGGCGGCCAAACCCAAAGCTGCCAAGAGTCCGGCTAAGAAGGCTGTTAAAGCCAAGAGGAGTGCGGCTAAGAAATAA
- the LOC136578105 gene encoding histone H3: MARTKQTARKSTGGKAPRKQLATKAARKSAPATGGVKKPHRYRPGTVALREIRRYQKSTELLIRKLPFQRLVREIAQDFKTDLRFQSSAVMALQEASEAYLVGLFEDTNLCAIHAKRVTIMPKDIQLARRIRGERA; the protein is encoded by the coding sequence ATGGCCAGAACCAAGCAGACCGCTCGTAAATCCACCGGAGGGAAAGCTCCCCGCAAGCAGCTGGCTACGAAGGCCGCCAGGAAGAGCGCTCCTGCCACCGGCGGAGTGAAGAAGCCTCACCGCTACCGTCCAGGTACagtggctctccgtgaaatccgtCGCTACCAGAAGTCCACCGAGCTGCTGATCCGTAAGCTTCCCTTTCAGCGCCTGGTGAGAGAGATCGCCCAGGACTTCAAGACTGACCTGCGCTTCCAGAGCTCAGCGGTCATGGCCCTGCAGGAGGCCAGCGAGGCTTACCTGGTAGGGCTGTTCGAGGACACCAATCTGTGTGCCATCCACGCCAAGCGGGTCACCATCATGCCCAAAGACATCCAGCTGGCCCGCAGGATTCGCGGAGAGAGGGCTTAG